TCGCGGTGGACGGGGCGAGCCTTCGTCTCTACTCGATCACCCCCGGCCCGGATCAGGTGTTCGGAAACGCCGATGACGTGTCGGCCTGGACTTCCGTGGCCGCCTACGGCAGCTCCGACCCGGAAGGGGTGGTGCTGAACCGGGCGGCGGGCAAGGTCGGATGGGCCGATCAGAGCCTGGGAAGACTGTTCTGGCTGACGACTTCCTTGCTCTACTCGGGATTTGTCGACCTGGCCCCTGCGGGAGCATCCACGCCGCGGGGAGCCGACCAGGACCCGACGAGCGGCTTCCTGTTCGCCAGCGATCCGGTCTCCGGCCTGGTGATCGCCGATGCCAGCGGCGCCGCAACGCAGGCCATGGCCTGGGAGCCCCTTGGAATTGCCGATCCGTGGGGAATCGGGCTGAGCCCCGCGGAAGAATCGGCGCTGGTGATCGATCGCTCGGGGCCGGCGCTGAAGAGCGTCGATCTGGGGTCTTTCTTCGCTCCGGAGGTGCAGGCGCTCCAGGTGTTGGAGCCCGCCGAAATCAGCTGGCAGACCCGACCCGTCTTCCAGGGCTACCAGCTGTTCCGAGGCTCGCTGCTGCTGCTGCCGACCGGCTCGTTGGGGGGCTGCTTCTGGACCGGCTCCTATCCTCCCGCCTCCGACCCCGAAACACCTTCCCAGGGGGATGGCTGGTTCTACCTGGTGGCCGGGAAGAATGCGGGAGGGGTGGGAGATCTGGGCCGGAAAGGAGATGGAACTCCCCGATCCCTCGATGCGGTCTCGCCTCTTTGTCCATGATCCCTACAGAAAGTGAGAAAAAAACGGACAGTTCCACGTTGACAAGCAACGATTTCACGGTACCTAGACAAATGAAGTCTGTCCAGCCTGGACGGAGAGGGGGCCGTCCAGCCATGTTTGCTCGTCCGGACCCGATTCACCAATTCTCCTGATCGCGCCGCTGGATACGTTTTCCCCTGTTCCGGGGCGCCCTTCAGAAAACGATGGCGTGGGAGGCACCATGACGAGAAAGCCCTGCAAGGCCTGGCTCGCATTGTTCGTTCTCGCGATTGCCGTGGCCCCGGTCTGCGCGGCGGGTTCCGGCAAGGAGCCGGGAGCGAAAGGGAAGCCCGCTCCGGCGATGGAGGTCGAGCCGTCACCGCCGCTCGCCCTGGATGTGAAGATGGTGAAGCTGCAGAAGAACTCCAACGGCGGCGTCGCCTCCCTGAATCTCGATGCCCTGGCTTCGGTCGAGCTGAAGGAAGTGACGGTGACGGTGACGCTGCCGCCGAACGTCAGCTTCGCCGACGGCAGCCACGTCTTCACCCAGACCGTCGATCTCTCGGCCGGACAGGACCTCAAGATTCCCAAGGACCTGCTGGTGGCCAAGGACGGCAAGTACATCGTCAGCGTCGAAGCGGCAGGCACGACGACCAAGGGAAAGGCGGTCCGTCGCGGACTTTCTTACAGACTTCTGGTGGGTGCGCAGGACACGCTGCCTCCCGTCAAGGACGGCGCGATCGAGTACCAGGGCGTCTCCGACGGAGGCAACTGAGTCATGGGCCTCCGCAGAGCAGTCATCCTCCTGGCATTGATGGTGGCGGGAGCCGTTCCCGTCTTCGCCAACTGGACGGCGAGCGGCACCTTCCGCTACGTCGACCGTGAATTCGACCAGAGTGGTTTCACCGGCGTGGAGCCTTCGCTCCCGATCCGCTTCGCCACCGTGCAGGTGCGCGATGCCAACGCCAACGGAGGCAACGCGCTGTTGGCGACCGGTTCCACCGACGCCAGCGGCAATTTCAGCATTGCCGTGAACGACTCGAAGACCCGCACGGTACTGGTGCGGATCCTGACGAACTCCACCGCGATCGCGACGCTGTTCCTGAAGGTGGAGAACATCATCATCCCCAAGAACCCCTATGCCGTCTCGAGCGCCAATGTCCCGAACCACAGTCCCAGTACCAACGTGAACTTCGGCACCATCACGGCGGCGATCGGCGCGGGTGGCGAGGCGTTCAACCTTTACGACGTTGCGCTGCGCTCGGTGGACTACATCGCCGCGCTGAACGGCGCGCGGCCCGGCTCGACCAACCTCCTGACCCTGGAATGGGAGCCGAATGCGGGTGCGACGACGTCGACCTATGACCCCGCCAACAAGCGGATCCGCGTCGGCGACGTTTCGGGCTACAACGATACGGTCGTTCTGCACGAAACCGGCCATTACGCCTACCATCTGAACTCCGGCAACGACAATCCCGGCGGTGTGCACCACCTCACCGACTGCAACCAGGACATCCGCCTGGCCTACGACGAAGGACGCGCCACCTGGTTCGGTCAGTCGGTAAGGCGGTTCTACGGCCTGTCGAGGCCCGATCTCTACGTCAAGACCACCGGCGCGCCGGGACCGGGCAACCTCGATTTCTACTTCAACGTGGAGAGCGAGACGCCCTACTACTGCGACGGCGGCGCCAGCGAGGTTTCGGTCTACGCGGCACTATGGGACATCAACGACGGCGCCGGCACGGCCGACGGCTCGCCGGGCGTGGACGACGACACCCTGTCGCGCCCGGATGCCGACAACTGGGACGTCGACAAGAACTACGTGATCACGGCCACGAACCGCAGCATCGAGGACTTCTGGGACGGCTGGTTCACGCGCGGCAAGGGCTTCAAATCTTCCATGGAAGCGACCTTCGACCTGACGAACATCGAGTTCTTCCAGGACGCGAGCGAGCCGAACGACACCTCCGGGACGGCCATGCCCAACGCAGGCAACGGCTCCCCGGTCCATCTGACCTATTTCTCCGACTCGAACGGGGACGGCATCGGCTCCGCCGACAACGACTTCTTTTCTTTCAATGCCTCGGCCGGGAACCCCTACACCATCGAGACGCTGAACTCGTGGGGGGACGCGAATACCTCTCTCGAGCTGCTCGCCTCGAACGGAAGCACGGTCCTCGCCACGGGCTCGACCTTGATTAACTACACCCCGTCCAGCAGCGGGACCCTCTACGTGCGCTCCTTCCATGCCGCGGATTTCGGCATCTACGGCTCCTATGATCTCAAGATCAGCGGCAACGCCGTGGCGGACAACGACGGAGACACCTACAACAACCTGGTCGACTGCAACGACAATGATCCCTCGATCCACCCCGGAGCGACTGAGATTTGTGACGGGATCGACCAGAACTGCGACGGGGTGCGCGATGAGGGGTTCCCCAACGCCGACGGTGACGGCTGGGCCGCCTGCGGCGGCGACTGCAACGACAGCAACGCCGCGATCAATCCCGGCGCGACCGAGGTCTGCAACGGGGTGGACGACAATTGCGCCGGCGGGATCGATGAAGGCTTCGACGGCGACGGCGACGGCTACACCAGCTGCGGCGGCGACTGCAACAACGCCAACGCCGCGATCCACCCGGGTGCGACCGAGGTCTGCAATGGGGTGGACGATAATTGCGCCGGCGGGATCGACGAAGGGTTCGACCTCGACGGCGACGGGTTCACGACCTGCGGCGGCGATTGCAACGACGCCAATCCGGCGGTGCGGCCGAACGCGACCGAGAACTGCACCAACGGCATCGACGACAACTGCAACAATCTGACCGATGGCCAGGAGCCCAGCTGCCAGGTCGACACCGTCGTGATTACCAAGGCGGAGTGGAAGACCGCCGGGAAGAAGCTGACCATCTGGGCCACCAGCACCGCCGCTCCGAGCGCCACGCTCACGGTGGTGGGCTTCGGGACCATGACTTACGATTCGGTCAACAACCGGTACACCCTGACGAGAAACAACGTGGGCAATCCGGGCACCGTCACGGTGACTTCGAGCCAGGGAGGTTCCGACACCGAGCCGGTCACCGTCCTCTAGGGCGGATCAATCGCCGTAAGAATCAAAGCCCCCGCTCCGGATTGTCTCCGGGGCGGGGGCTCTTGTTTTTTCGGGAGGAATCAGGCCTGGACGAGAGGCTGGGCCTCCTGCCGCAGGAGGCTGCCCAGGAGCCGGTTCAGAGGATTGCCGCGCGACAGGAAAGGAAGGACCGGCCGGCGGCGCAGACCGAGATGGCGCAGGTCGCCGAGGATGCCGCGGTGCGAAGGATGCAGCTGCAATCCGCGCAGGAGCATCGGATAGG
This DNA window, taken from Candidatus Polarisedimenticolia bacterium, encodes the following:
- a CDS encoding MopE-related protein encodes the protein MGLRRAVILLALMVAGAVPVFANWTASGTFRYVDREFDQSGFTGVEPSLPIRFATVQVRDANANGGNALLATGSTDASGNFSIAVNDSKTRTVLVRILTNSTAIATLFLKVENIIIPKNPYAVSSANVPNHSPSTNVNFGTITAAIGAGGEAFNLYDVALRSVDYIAALNGARPGSTNLLTLEWEPNAGATTSTYDPANKRIRVGDVSGYNDTVVLHETGHYAYHLNSGNDNPGGVHHLTDCNQDIRLAYDEGRATWFGQSVRRFYGLSRPDLYVKTTGAPGPGNLDFYFNVESETPYYCDGGASEVSVYAALWDINDGAGTADGSPGVDDDTLSRPDADNWDVDKNYVITATNRSIEDFWDGWFTRGKGFKSSMEATFDLTNIEFFQDASEPNDTSGTAMPNAGNGSPVHLTYFSDSNGDGIGSADNDFFSFNASAGNPYTIETLNSWGDANTSLELLASNGSTVLATGSTLINYTPSSSGTLYVRSFHAADFGIYGSYDLKISGNAVADNDGDTYNNLVDCNDNDPSIHPGATEICDGIDQNCDGVRDEGFPNADGDGWAACGGDCNDSNAAINPGATEVCNGVDDNCAGGIDEGFDGDGDGYTSCGGDCNNANAAIHPGATEVCNGVDDNCAGGIDEGFDLDGDGFTTCGGDCNDANPAVRPNATENCTNGIDDNCNNLTDGQEPSCQVDTVVITKAEWKTAGKKLTIWATSTAAPSATLTVVGFGTMTYDSVNNRYTLTRNNVGNPGTVTVTSSQGGSDTEPVTVL